Proteins co-encoded in one Opitutus terrae PB90-1 genomic window:
- a CDS encoding Lrp/AsnC family transcriptional regulator has translation MATAIVLLKIDHNKVTGTAEKLLEIPDITEVYSISGRYDLLVMIKCDQIDKIESIVTDQLLKTDGIVDSETMFAFRSYDKREGGRAISVD, from the coding sequence ATGGCCACCGCAATCGTCCTGCTCAAGATCGACCACAACAAAGTCACCGGCACCGCCGAGAAGCTGCTGGAGATTCCCGACATCACCGAGGTCTATTCGATCTCCGGTCGCTACGATCTGCTTGTGATGATCAAGTGCGACCAGATCGACAAAATCGAATCGATCGTGACGGACCAGTTGTTGAAGACCGATGGGATCGTCGACAGCGAAACGATGTTTGCCTTCCGCAGCTACGACAAACGTGAGGGTGGCCGCGCGATCTCGGTCGACTAG